The DNA segment TGTAGTGAGGAATATGTCCCTGATCAGAAGCTAGCAATCTGCCCGAGTTGTAAAATTCCAAGTGGAAACCTAATATCTGGAGAAACATTTAAAGTATATTCATATGAGGGGTGTTCGTAATAATGAAGGTTACATTAAATCAAGATGTCTTAACTGATAATAATTCTGCAGCTGCTTTTTTACGAGAACAATTTCAACAAAGCAAAACGTTAGTTATTAATGTCATGAGTTCACCCGGGGCAGGAAAAACAACGCTTTTAGAAAAAACAATTGCTGAATTAAGTCAGGATTATCGAATTGGTGTTATTGAAGGAGACCTAGCAACAGAAATTGATGCAGACCGTATTCGTGCTGCAGGTGCTAAAGCTGTACAAATAAACACAAATGGTGGCTGTCACCTCGATGCTAGAATGGTAGCAAAAGCCATTCCCGAATTTGACCTTTCAGAAATTGATATCTTATTTATCGAAAACGTCGGAAACCTTGTATGTCCTTCAGGTTATGACCTTGGCCAACAGCATAAAATTGCCGTTTTAAGTGTTCCTGAAGGCAATGATAAAATCCCTAAATATCCTGTTATGTTTCGCCGAACTGAACTAGTTCTTATAAATAAAATAGATTTATTGCCATACTTGAATTTTAATGTTGAACTAGCCGAAGAAGATTTAAAAGGAATTAACCCTGTTTCTAAACTACTTAAAGTATCTGCAACAACTTGCGAAGGAATGGATCATTGGTTTAATTGGATCAGAGAAGCCTATGGAAAACTATAAAGCTACCAAGATTACTATCATAGGAAGGGTACAAGGTGTGGGCTTTAGACCATTCATTTTTTCAATAGCAGATAGATATGAGATTTTTGGGACTGTTCAAAATAATATGGATGGCGTCAAAATATTTGCAGAAGGAAAAGGATCTTCACTTCACTCATTTATTGATGAAATAAAAAATCACCCACCACGTATTTCAAGAATAGATCAGGTAACGGTTGAAGAAATTGAAGTGCAGGGCTTCAATACTTTTACGATTATTGAGAGTGACCGAAGTGGTAAATCTTCACTTGTAATTCCAGTTGATACAGCCGTATGTCCGGAATGTTTAGAGGAAATGGCAGACCCTGCTAACTTCCGCTATCAGTACCCGTTTATTAACTGTACGCAATGTGGTCCAAGATACACGATTATTAGAGAACTTCCTTATGACCGTCCTTTTACGACAATGAAGGAATTTCAAATGTGTGAGAACTGTCAAAAAGAGTACGATGACCCAACGAACAGAAGACATCACGCTCAACCAATTGCCTGCCCCACATGTGGTCCGATTTACGAATTAACGTCTATTCATGGAGAAAAGATAGACAAAGGGCTGCAAGCGATTCTTGAAACAAAAAAACATATAAAAGACGGAAAAATCGTGGCCATAAAAGGTATTGGGGGCTATCACTTAGCTTGTGATGCTACCAATGAATACGCAGTATCTAGACTAAGGAAAAGAAAAAATCGTCCCAATCGCCCGCTAGCTGTTATGGCTGCGAGCATTACTGCAATTGAGAGAATTGCATCTTTATCGCAAGGGGAGATTGAACTTCTACATTCACCTGAGGCCCCAATCGTTATTGCTAAGAAAAAAATGACGTGCCTATTGCTCAGGTAGTTGCTCCAGGTATGAATACGGTAGGTTTGTTTTTACCATATACACCATTACACAATTTATTGTTTTCAGATCAACAGCTTGAGTACTTGATCTTGACAAGTGCCAATCCATCGGGGTTACCGATTCTTTATAGAGATGATGAGGCATATAGTTATTTAGAGGGGATTGCTGATTTTGTTTTGAGTTCAAACCGCAAAATTGACCACCCCATTGACGATTCCGTAGTGCAGCTAGTAAATGGAGAACCTCAATTTTTCCGCAGGGCTCGGGGCTATGTTCCTGATCCAATCTTTACAGCGCATGAGGTTAATGGAGTGATTGCTTTAGGGCCCCAGCAGAAAAATACATTTGCTATTGGTAGATTTGATCAGATTTTTATCGGTCCGCATATAGGCGATATGGAAACGATCGAGGTAACTGAACATTACATGAACGAGTTTCGTCACCTCATGAAATGGATGGGTGTAAGTATAGAAGCAGTAGCAGTTGATAAACATCCTCTCTATGAAACTGGAAAACTAGCATTAGAGCTTGATTGTCCAACTATTATTCCCGTACAACATCACCACGCTCACCATGTAGCCTGTATGGAAGATAACCACCTGAAAGAGCCTTGTTTCGGTATTATTCTTGATGGTACGGGTTATGGCCTTGACGGGAATATTTGGGGGTTTGAGCTACTCTATGGAAATCCAAATTCATTTGAGAGACTTGGACATTTATCATACCACCACTTACCTGGTGGAGAAAAGGCCGTCAAAGAGCCTTGGCGAAATGCAGTTGGGTTCTTGCTTTCACAATTTGGTATGAAAGTTGGAAAAGAGCTTTCTAATAAACTTTTTGTTAATAAGACGAAAGAAATCGACGTTATTTCCACCATGGTAGACAAAGGAATGAATAGTCCATTAGCAGGTACTTGTGGAAGGCTATTTGATGTAGTTAGTGCGATCACAGGAGTTTCCCATATATCTACTTATGACGGGGAAGCGGCGATCCGTTTTTCAGAGTTGGTCGATGTGAATGATGCGGGTGATGAGTATTATCCATATGAGCTAACTAAGAAAGCAGGGATTATTGAGATTTCAGTAAAAAAAATGATATTAAAGATTATAAAGGAAGTTGAGGCAGGTAAGGAAGTTAAACAAATAGCACTAAAATTCCATGAAACAATTGTACAAATGTGTCTTTCCTTGATTTTAGTGGCTGCTCAAACCAAGCCAAGTTTAACGAAAAAAGTAGTACTGTCAGGGG comes from the Anaerobacillus sp. CMMVII genome and includes:
- a CDS encoding Sua5/YciO/YrdC/YwlC family protein, translated to MPIAQVVAPGMNTVGLFLPYTPLHNLLFSDQQLEYLILTSANPSGLPILYRDDEAYSYLEGIADFVLSSNRKIDHPIDDSVVQLVNGEPQFFRRARGYVPDPIFTAHEVNGVIALGPQQKNTFAIGRFDQIFIGPHIGDMETIEVTEHYMNEFRHLMKWMGVSIEAVAVDKHPLYETGKLALELDCPTIIPVQHHHAHHVACMEDNHLKEPCFGIILDGTGYGLDGNIWGFELLYGNPNSFERLGHLSYHHLPGGEKAVKEPWRNAVGFLLSQFGMKVGKELSNKLFVNKTKEIDVISTMVDKGMNSPLAGTCGRLFDVVSAITGVSHISTYDGEAAIRFSELVDVNDAGDEYYPYELTKKAGIIEISVKKMILKIIKEVEAGKEVKQIALKFHETIVQMCLSLILVAAQTKPSLTKKVVLSGGSFHNRYLATRLMSLLKEHGFQVFTHKNVPCNDGGISLGQIIIAAEKYKQMRREMKNVCWSSS
- the hypB gene encoding hydrogenase nickel incorporation protein HypB, with the protein product MKVTLNQDVLTDNNSAAAFLREQFQQSKTLVINVMSSPGAGKTTLLEKTIAELSQDYRIGVIEGDLATEIDADRIRAAGAKAVQINTNGGCHLDARMVAKAIPEFDLSEIDILFIENVGNLVCPSGYDLGQQHKIAVLSVPEGNDKIPKYPVMFRRTELVLINKIDLLPYLNFNVELAEEDLKGINPVSKLLKVSATTCEGMDHWFNWIREAYGKL
- a CDS encoding acylphosphatase, coding for MENYKATKITIIGRVQGVGFRPFIFSIADRYEIFGTVQNNMDGVKIFAEGKGSSLHSFIDEIKNHPPRISRIDQVTVEEIEVQGFNTFTIIESDRSGKSSLVIPVDTAVCPECLEEMADPANFRYQYPFINCTQCGPRYTIIRELPYDRPFTTMKEFQMCENCQKEYDDPTNRRHHAQPIACPTCGPIYELTSIHGEKIDKGLQAILETKKHIKDGKIVAIKGIGGYHLACDATNEYAVSRLRKRKNRPNRPLAVMAASITAIERIASLSQGEIELLHSPEAPIVIAKKKMTCLLLR